The Candidatus Deferrimicrobiaceae bacterium genome includes a region encoding these proteins:
- the yedE gene encoding YedE family putative selenium transporter — translation MIRRLLVYPEEAWSLAVVGALFGLAAATLTLLGNPASSGLCASCFLVNVAGSIGLHARAAQSYLRPELLGIVLGAFFAAFSTKEFRVGGGSSTLLHFVGGAFILLGCEVFIGCPIKALLRTASGGVAGLTGLAGLTGGVLLAVLFLRDGFSLSSRRALPEPLGFAIPVAAFALLAMAVYGAGQALPGGTSHAPFAISLAAGLFFGAAGQRSRFCVTGSLRNAALLRDFREGAGTVAFLGAVLAFNLAGGTFVPTLAFEAGAHTDLTWAFLALAMVGFGATLIAGCPFRQLVRAATGDLDAAAAVAGMLLAAGLSVRLGIGSSPAGVTDAGKLTVLLGWALFLAVAAFKRKAA, via the coding sequence ATGATCCGGCGGCTGCTGGTCTATCCGGAGGAGGCGTGGTCGCTGGCGGTCGTGGGCGCCCTGTTCGGGCTGGCGGCCGCGACGCTGACGCTTCTCGGGAACCCCGCATCCAGCGGGCTGTGCGCCTCCTGCTTCCTCGTCAACGTCGCCGGAAGCATCGGGCTTCACGCGCGCGCTGCGCAAAGCTACCTGCGTCCAGAGCTGCTCGGCATCGTGCTGGGCGCCTTCTTCGCGGCATTCTCCACGAAGGAATTCCGGGTCGGCGGCGGCTCGTCGACGCTGCTCCATTTCGTCGGCGGCGCCTTCATCCTGCTGGGCTGCGAGGTCTTCATCGGCTGCCCGATCAAGGCGTTGCTTCGCACGGCGAGCGGGGGGGTGGCCGGTTTGACGGGCCTCGCGGGCCTTACGGGCGGCGTGCTCCTGGCGGTCCTGTTCCTGAGAGACGGCTTTTCCCTGTCGTCCCGGCGTGCGTTGCCGGAACCGCTCGGTTTCGCCATTCCTGTGGCGGCGTTCGCGCTGCTCGCGATGGCGGTCTACGGCGCCGGGCAGGCGCTGCCCGGCGGTACCTCGCACGCCCCTTTCGCGATCTCGCTGGCCGCGGGGCTGTTCTTCGGCGCGGCCGGGCAGCGAAGCCGCTTCTGCGTCACGGGATCGTTGCGCAATGCGGCACTCCTGCGCGATTTCCGGGAAGGGGCGGGCACCGTCGCCTTCCTCGGGGCCGTGCTGGCGTTCAACCTCGCGGGCGGCACGTTCGTCCCGACGCTGGCGTTCGAGGCGGGGGCGCACACCGACCTGACCTGGGCGTTCCTCGCGCTGGCGATGGTCGGCTTCGGCGCGACGCTGATCGCGGGCTGCCCGTTCAGGCAGCTGGTACGCGCCGCGACGGGCGATCTCGATGCCGCGGCGGCCGTGGCGGGCATGCTCCTGGCGGCGGGATTATCGGTCCGCCTCGGCATCGGCTCCTCTCCTGCCGGCGTGACCGACGCGGGCAAACTGACGGTGCTGCTGGGCTGGGCGCTCTTCCTGGCCGTGGCGGCGTTCAAGCGAAAGGCAGCGTAA
- a CDS encoding GeoRSP system radical SAM/SPASM protein — protein sequence MTLTHLASPVTVNWGITARCNFVCSHCFSRLDQAPELSSEDARRVVDILADHSVMFLNYGTGEPLLRKDLFELTAYATGKGLKVTMNSNGSLIDAAAADRIRDAGFHGVGISIDSADPATHDAFRRMPGSFDKAVRAARLLRERGVPLSISSVICKINHTGFPALVALARELGAHTIDLHNFKCSGMGGLNKDQLDLSPEEWKAFYQAAVPMRETVTDIDIAFDDPILSLLGAEDKAALVAGSVCGKLSLYVKPDGEVTPCGFIPVTIGHILRDDFGEMWESSPVLDHLRHKSATGKCSGCSKFSACLGGCTARALAVYGSYEAPDPHCWAGDEGGE from the coding sequence GTGACGCTCACCCACCTGGCATCGCCCGTCACCGTCAACTGGGGCATCACGGCCCGCTGCAACTTCGTCTGCAGCCACTGCTTCTCGCGGCTCGACCAGGCGCCCGAGCTGTCTTCCGAAGACGCCCGCCGCGTGGTCGACATCCTCGCCGACCACTCGGTCATGTTCCTCAACTACGGCACCGGCGAGCCGCTGCTCCGGAAGGACCTTTTCGAGCTGACGGCCTACGCGACGGGCAAGGGGCTGAAAGTGACGATGAACAGCAACGGCTCGCTGATCGACGCGGCGGCGGCCGACCGGATCCGCGACGCGGGCTTCCATGGCGTTGGCATCAGCATCGACTCGGCCGACCCCGCCACGCACGACGCGTTCCGCCGCATGCCGGGCAGCTTCGACAAGGCGGTGCGCGCCGCCCGTCTGCTCCGCGAGCGGGGGGTCCCCCTTTCGATCTCTTCGGTCATTTGCAAGATCAACCATACCGGCTTCCCCGCGCTCGTGGCGCTGGCGCGCGAGCTGGGCGCCCACACGATCGACCTGCACAATTTCAAGTGCTCGGGGATGGGGGGCCTCAACAAGGACCAGCTCGACCTCTCTCCCGAAGAATGGAAAGCGTTCTACCAGGCGGCGGTGCCGATGCGCGAGACCGTGACCGACATCGACATCGCCTTCGACGATCCGATCCTGTCGCTGCTGGGCGCCGAGGACAAGGCGGCGCTGGTGGCAGGGTCGGTCTGCGGCAAGCTCTCGCTCTACGTCAAGCCCGACGGCGAGGTCACGCCATGCGGTTTCATCCCCGTTACCATCGGCCACATCCTCCGGGATGATTTCGGCGAGATGTGGGAATCGTCGCCGGTGCTCGACCACCTGCGCCACAAGTCGGCCACGGGAAAATGTTCCGGCTGCTCGAAGTTCTCCGCGTGCCTCGGCGGCTGCACCGCGCGCGCCCTCGCGGTTTACGGGTCCTACGAGGCGCCCGACCCGCACTGCTGGGCCGGGGACGAAGGCGGGGAATAA
- a CDS encoding SPASM domain-containing protein — MEFALPIRVRWDIGPAGDSAKALRIATRIRDVEPLFVELSVDDPRALPILSPILETFSGGFTQLSLTLGLFPGAAEAASGLSYVETVWRIVGLSDLDRLPAGAGSAAFVPDAETIARLPGVLDAFSRSAAKALHLPNINAVRALADTGRVPVPSPAQYASFEKALEAGETDLGTRRLVVHDYFLWRILARHFPGSLGERLEFGGCQAGGALAYVDPAGGLYPCDALPLRLGDLSGDASFRELWDAPARIAAVAAIGATPTGCAGCEALPACRAGCRGLSLVAKGTLDAPDPACPGQVRSR, encoded by the coding sequence GTGGAATTTGCTCTTCCCATACGCGTGAGGTGGGACATCGGTCCGGCGGGCGATTCTGCGAAGGCGTTGCGGATCGCCACCCGGATTCGCGACGTCGAGCCGCTTTTCGTCGAGCTGTCGGTCGACGATCCCCGGGCGCTTCCGATCCTTTCCCCGATCCTAGAAACGTTCTCCGGCGGGTTCACGCAGCTTTCGCTGACGCTCGGTCTGTTTCCCGGCGCGGCCGAGGCGGCGAGCGGCCTGTCATACGTCGAGACCGTGTGGCGGATCGTCGGCCTGTCTGACCTCGACCGGTTGCCCGCCGGCGCCGGATCGGCAGCCTTCGTTCCCGACGCCGAAACGATCGCGCGGCTTCCCGGCGTGCTCGACGCCTTTTCCCGAAGCGCTGCGAAAGCGCTCCACCTGCCCAACATCAACGCGGTGCGTGCGCTGGCCGATACCGGCCGAGTCCCGGTGCCTTCCCCGGCGCAGTACGCTTCGTTCGAAAAGGCGCTCGAAGCCGGGGAAACAGACCTCGGAACCCGCCGCCTGGTCGTCCACGACTATTTCTTGTGGCGCATATTGGCCCGGCACTTCCCGGGCAGCCTCGGTGAGCGGCTCGAGTTCGGCGGCTGCCAGGCGGGCGGCGCGCTGGCCTACGTCGATCCCGCCGGGGGGCTTTACCCCTGCGACGCCCTGCCGTTGCGGCTGGGCGACCTGTCCGGCGACGCCTCCTTCCGCGAGCTATGGGACGCCCCCGCCCGCATCGCCGCCGTTGCGGCGATCGGAGCGACCCCGACCGGATGCGCGGGATGCGAGGCGCTCCCGGCCTGCCGGGCCGGCTGCCGTGGGCTGTCGCTCGTCGCGAAAGGGACGCTCGACGCGCCCGACCCCGCCTGCCCCGGGCAGGTGAGGTCCCGATGA
- a CDS encoding permease, producing the protein MAAALLELGKDFLVELWHVFPYFLVGVFVGAVIRTFRLHVRMRDTLGNFGVWAIPGAILIAIISPLCSCGTIPIFVSLVSSGVPLAPAMTLLIISPLMSPSGYSITAGYLGLPWANLKVFSALFLGAFAGTITWWLERIGWFGPPGEQLRLKGKIDIHAADCPGELSCTCGDQWSNRLARKGHGQFVIFLAKAWELTLKTGKFTLIGVFIATLAENYLPWQWISGYLGDGSLRNVLLVSFLSVPIHVNEITAAAILYSLPLMAKGPALAFLIGGPVTSIPAMSVLFTMCRRRVVVAFLLISLSATLILSMGFQELVDRYPSVKARFEFSENRGK; encoded by the coding sequence ATGGCAGCAGCACTTCTCGAACTGGGCAAGGATTTCCTCGTCGAGCTGTGGCACGTCTTCCCCTATTTCCTGGTGGGCGTGTTCGTCGGCGCCGTCATCCGCACCTTCCGGCTCCACGTCCGGATGCGCGACACGCTCGGCAATTTCGGCGTCTGGGCGATTCCCGGCGCGATCCTGATCGCCATCATCTCGCCCCTGTGCTCCTGTGGCACCATCCCCATCTTCGTGTCGCTCGTCTCCTCGGGCGTCCCGCTGGCGCCCGCCATGACGCTGCTCATCATCTCGCCCCTGATGAGCCCGAGCGGCTACTCGATCACCGCGGGCTACCTGGGCCTGCCCTGGGCCAACCTCAAGGTGTTCTCGGCACTCTTCCTGGGCGCCTTCGCGGGAACGATCACCTGGTGGCTCGAACGGATCGGCTGGTTCGGCCCCCCCGGCGAGCAGCTCCGCCTCAAAGGCAAGATCGACATCCACGCGGCCGACTGCCCCGGCGAGCTGTCTTGCACCTGCGGCGACCAGTGGAGCAACCGGCTTGCGCGAAAGGGGCATGGGCAATTCGTCATCTTCCTGGCCAAGGCATGGGAACTGACGCTCAAGACCGGCAAGTTCACCCTTATCGGCGTGTTCATCGCGACGCTGGCCGAGAACTACCTCCCGTGGCAATGGATCTCCGGCTACCTGGGCGACGGGTCGCTCCGGAACGTGCTGCTCGTATCGTTTCTCTCGGTCCCGATCCACGTCAACGAGATCACGGCCGCGGCGATCCTCTACAGCCTGCCGCTGATGGCGAAGGGGCCCGCCCTGGCATTCCTGATCGGCGGGCCGGTCACCTCGATCCCCGCGATGTCGGTGCTTTTCACGATGTGCCGCCGCCGCGTCGTCGTCGCGTTCCTGCTGATCTCGCTCTCGGCGACGCTGATCCTGTCGATGGGGTTCCAGGAGCTCGTCGACCGCTACCCGTCGGTCAAGGCCCGTTTCGAATTCAGCGAGAACAGGGGGAAATGA
- a CDS encoding sigma-70 family RNA polymerase sigma factor, with protein sequence MTFDDDSDLARKVQNGDRDAFEALLSRYERPIHAFVFHFFHDPALCQDLTQETFLRAWRFISSFRLEEKFSTWLYSIAKNLCIDEMRRLQKGATVDIDAVDPELFTADPNGSGDPLRTTILLQEGDTLRRVVARLPEKYRTCIILFYFNELTYEEISAVMKVSLSNTKILLFRGKKMLLDLYHKETSGKGVTRG encoded by the coding sequence ATGACCTTCGACGACGATTCCGACCTCGCGCGCAAGGTCCAGAATGGTGACCGGGACGCCTTCGAGGCGCTGCTATCCCGCTATGAGCGGCCGATCCACGCGTTCGTCTTCCATTTCTTCCACGACCCTGCGCTTTGCCAGGACCTGACGCAGGAAACGTTCCTGCGAGCCTGGCGCTTCATCTCCTCCTTCCGGCTCGAGGAGAAGTTCTCGACCTGGCTCTACTCCATCGCCAAGAACCTCTGCATCGACGAGATGCGCCGACTCCAGAAGGGGGCCACCGTCGACATCGATGCGGTCGATCCCGAGCTGTTCACCGCCGATCCCAACGGAAGCGGCGACCCGTTGCGCACGACCATCCTCCTTCAGGAAGGGGATACCCTGCGGCGCGTCGTGGCCCGGCTGCCCGAAAAATACAGGACCTGCATCATTCTGTTTTATTTCAACGAGTTGACGTACGAGGAGATCTCGGCGGTGATGAAGGTTTCACTCAGCAACACCAAAATCCTGCTGTTTCGCGGCAAGAAGATGCTGCTGGATCTATATCACAAGGAAACATCGGGCAAAGGTGTAACAAGGGGCTGA
- a CDS encoding CxxxxCH/CxxCH domain-containing protein produces MQNKAQRFSLAAGTILAAILVVYAASSVYAGVVNSPHDFSVATGLSTKSSTIAPDGVCSACHIPHGAQDNVLWARPLSGGVVNGNSYGNYRTPLTLDGSSNKPNYLVGFTLQCYDCHDYHFSGGIDDFPAFNNFQSSHRPQDIAFGFQTKKRDSTITTDSSLTMKTDPPVGSYSGYYENSPPFPSNYGANASLTPRTDNTMLAKTGGHYFKSGDPGSGLYKGDKLPCSDCHDPHKWYENTTTGRQAFFSPRIQSSDATRWSNLFGSSPVTASTYMANPLQNAVMSRNDAGSRKLCIVCHSTTDGTSPVTFTNINLKYSNPTPYIVRPPAGITEHASASTVACVSCHQHNMIDASCSMCHGYPPSDTATVAYPTSFTPFPAPGADVDSHARHIGNKQSLPKGSSGPYNFACGVCHNTTLHQNTKVSITIQGAWTKNGGVYDNTNYFNPAFPGPTGELDNSSASGGWGGPSRSGGNSCKNVYCHSAGRVQTSMALDCTVDYRIPVWLSGKILCNGCHGYGTTTTPNPTYGTLDFGMPSYVNGGVASGKANSHYAHVVKNGIECTTCHFGIVTGSGATRAIIETAVPTAHVNGLRDIGFDTGIVTGSPNYDNTTQTCTVSCHGSGALRWGQTGLSCFSCHSGIEPASKPQPNAGFPSPVDNVQYLSTGHGRTAALGNYPPNASPDLNPPAHFDNVAGAVPDCYVCHAMLSRHIGRTANDLSNDPYRLGSARTSPVSTGGLGNFTGPFGDNVDTLCLGCHGNAAQRAGHDNQAKGTRTVDAQTHATGISGTKYTWPIPAWKCVDCHDPHGDANWKMLRSAINAPRTQTDTQAGSDKLGTPLRTTGLDCVVFQSVAGQGPASYASSPSTGQGICEICHNQTFTYRRGGAGAQNGHPTTRCSQCHTHPAGFKGASCKGCHGGDDGTGLVINNAPNIAKYWLTSGHGKYSTSLPLAVNPIQCEDCHDISYLSGADHKTSGAAGLTDPPTNTNTLMWPSKSGTADTSPTKNTSHLKSSFFPVSPTRKMDYALAFDAKCGSLGVGCHTWTYPTSHVGHAHPNTTVSPYDNVLTFGRPHANTPPAPKLYSWYPVIGAAPDYLNRFYETPAVWLIQDLTTNADNVVYGDNGAGYGTCITCHDPHGSNAPINVIGATTNKMMRGDIGSSTQSFFCNTACHGN; encoded by the coding sequence TTGCAAAACAAAGCCCAACGATTTTCTCTGGCGGCAGGAACCATCCTGGCTGCGATACTGGTCGTTTATGCGGCATCCAGCGTTTACGCCGGCGTCGTCAACAGCCCCCACGATTTTTCCGTGGCCACCGGTTTGTCCACCAAATCTTCGACCATCGCGCCCGATGGCGTCTGTTCCGCTTGCCACATTCCGCACGGAGCCCAGGACAACGTCCTGTGGGCTCGCCCGCTCTCCGGCGGAGTGGTCAACGGGAACTCCTACGGCAACTATCGCACCCCGCTTACGCTCGACGGCAGCAGCAACAAGCCCAACTACCTGGTCGGCTTCACCCTTCAGTGCTACGACTGCCATGATTATCATTTCAGCGGGGGCATCGACGATTTCCCCGCGTTCAACAACTTCCAGTCCAGCCACAGGCCTCAGGACATCGCTTTCGGGTTCCAGACCAAGAAGCGTGATTCGACCATCACGACCGACTCATCTTTGACCATGAAGACAGATCCGCCCGTCGGTTCCTACTCCGGCTATTACGAAAATTCCCCGCCCTTCCCCAGCAATTACGGTGCAAATGCCTCGCTGACGCCGCGCACCGACAACACCATGCTGGCCAAGACCGGCGGCCACTATTTCAAGTCGGGCGACCCCGGCAGCGGGTTATACAAAGGCGACAAGCTGCCCTGCAGCGATTGCCACGATCCCCACAAATGGTACGAGAACACGACGACGGGCAGGCAGGCGTTTTTCAGCCCCCGCATCCAGTCTTCCGACGCGACACGTTGGTCCAACCTCTTCGGCTCGTCGCCTGTCACGGCCAGCACCTATATGGCCAATCCGCTCCAAAATGCCGTGATGTCCCGCAACGACGCCGGGAGCCGGAAGCTGTGCATCGTCTGCCACAGCACGACCGACGGGACCAGCCCGGTCACCTTCACCAATATCAACCTCAAATACAGCAATCCGACGCCCTACATTGTCCGTCCGCCCGCCGGCATCACCGAGCATGCCTCGGCATCTACCGTGGCCTGCGTTTCGTGCCACCAGCACAACATGATCGATGCGAGTTGTTCCATGTGCCACGGCTATCCGCCGAGCGACACGGCGACGGTCGCCTATCCGACATCGTTCACGCCTTTTCCGGCCCCCGGCGCCGATGTCGATTCGCACGCCCGTCACATCGGCAACAAGCAGAGCCTGCCCAAGGGCTCCAGCGGGCCTTACAACTTCGCCTGCGGCGTCTGCCACAACACGACCCTGCACCAAAACACCAAGGTGTCGATCACCATCCAGGGCGCCTGGACCAAAAACGGCGGCGTCTACGACAACACCAATTATTTCAACCCGGCTTTCCCCGGGCCGACCGGCGAGCTCGACAACTCCAGCGCAAGCGGCGGATGGGGGGGGCCGTCCCGTTCGGGCGGCAACTCCTGCAAGAACGTCTATTGCCATAGTGCCGGCCGCGTCCAGACCAGCATGGCGCTCGATTGCACCGTCGACTACCGGATTCCCGTCTGGCTGTCGGGCAAGATTCTCTGCAACGGATGCCACGGCTACGGCACGACAACGACGCCCAACCCCACTTACGGGACGCTCGATTTCGGCATGCCGAGTTACGTCAACGGGGGGGTTGCCTCGGGCAAGGCCAATTCCCATTACGCTCACGTCGTGAAGAACGGCATCGAGTGCACGACTTGCCATTTCGGCATCGTCACAGGCTCGGGCGCGACGCGCGCCATCATCGAGACGGCGGTGCCGACCGCCCACGTCAACGGATTGCGCGATATCGGCTTCGACACGGGGATCGTGACCGGGTCGCCAAACTACGACAACACCACCCAGACCTGCACCGTCAGCTGTCACGGGTCGGGCGCGCTCCGCTGGGGCCAGACCGGGCTCAGCTGCTTCTCGTGCCACAGCGGCATCGAGCCGGCATCGAAGCCGCAACCCAACGCGGGTTTCCCCAGCCCGGTCGACAACGTCCAGTACTTATCCACGGGTCACGGCCGGACCGCGGCGCTGGGCAATTATCCCCCGAACGCTTCTCCCGACCTGAATCCGCCGGCCCACTTCGACAATGTCGCCGGCGCCGTCCCCGACTGCTACGTTTGCCACGCGATGCTTTCCAGACATATCGGTCGCACCGCGAACGATCTCTCCAACGATCCTTACCGGCTCGGATCCGCCAGGACCTCTCCCGTGTCCACGGGCGGGCTCGGCAACTTCACCGGCCCGTTCGGCGACAACGTCGACACGCTGTGCCTCGGTTGCCACGGCAACGCCGCCCAGCGCGCCGGCCACGACAATCAGGCCAAGGGCACCCGCACCGTCGACGCCCAGACCCATGCAACCGGCATTTCCGGCACGAAGTACACTTGGCCGATCCCCGCCTGGAAATGCGTCGATTGCCACGATCCGCACGGCGACGCAAACTGGAAGATGCTCCGTTCGGCGATCAACGCGCCCAGGACCCAGACCGACACGCAGGCCGGAAGCGACAAGCTCGGGACCCCGCTGCGTACGACCGGCCTCGACTGCGTCGTCTTCCAGAGCGTGGCCGGGCAGGGCCCCGCCAGCTATGCCTCCTCGCCGTCCACGGGCCAGGGCATCTGCGAGATCTGTCACAACCAGACCTTTACCTATCGCAGGGGAGGAGCGGGGGCCCAGAACGGGCACCCCACGACGCGCTGCTCGCAGTGCCACACCCACCCCGCCGGCTTCAAGGGCGCCAGCTGCAAGGGATGCCACGGCGGCGACGACGGCACCGGCCTGGTGATCAACAACGCGCCGAACATCGCGAAATACTGGCTGACCAGCGGCCACGGCAAATATTCCACGAGCTTGCCGTTGGCGGTCAATCCGATCCAGTGCGAGGATTGCCACGATATCAGCTATCTCTCCGGCGCCGATCACAAGACCAGCGGCGCGGCCGGCCTGACCGATCCTCCCACGAACACCAACACGCTCATGTGGCCCTCGAAGTCGGGTACCGCCGACACCAGCCCGACTAAGAACACTTCGCACCTGAAGTCGTCGTTCTTCCCGGTTTCCCCCACCCGGAAGATGGATTATGCCTTGGCGTTCGACGCGAAGTGCGGTTCCCTGGGCGTCGGTTGCCACACCTGGACCTACCCGACGTCGCACGTCGGGCACGCGCACCCGAATACCACGGTTTCCCCATACGACAACGTCCTGACCTTCGGAAGGCCGCACGCCAACACCCCGCCGGCCCCGAAGCTCTATTCCTGGTACCCGGTGATCGGCGCCGCGCCCGACTACCTGAACCGTTTCTACGAGACACCGGCTGTCTGGCTCATACAAG
- a CDS encoding PqqD family protein — MMRPERNPAIVWRLEKKNYDAAWDAARNDEDDFEDQGVLTLMIKGGIHQLNLVGAEIWTRIDGVKDDAAIAAEMAELFGWEPAETIEAVQAFLEGIASRGWVTLS, encoded by the coding sequence ATGATGCGGCCCGAACGCAATCCCGCGATCGTCTGGCGGCTCGAGAAGAAGAACTACGACGCGGCGTGGGATGCGGCGCGCAACGACGAGGACGATTTCGAGGACCAGGGCGTGCTCACCCTCATGATCAAGGGGGGCATCCACCAGCTCAACCTGGTCGGCGCCGAGATCTGGACCCGCATCGACGGCGTGAAGGACGACGCGGCGATCGCGGCCGAGATGGCCGAGCTGTTCGGTTGGGAGCCCGCCGAGACGATCGAGGCGGTGCAGGCGTTCCTCGAAGGCATCGCCTCCCGCGGCTGGGTGACGCTCTCGTGA
- a CDS encoding zf-HC2 domain-containing protein — protein sequence MKTNGCQKYEISMARYIHGEILRQEREALEQHLEQCAACRDLYADVAEADRLMRALPASDIAPPPWLHARIMARLADFPKSSLLSRWRGWGWSLAATSAGAIAAVLIMHGTQGTVPSRTASVAPSTGAVTATPPEPAAALQVPVPVPAPSRARPEPAPPVTAPTVVAQAETQAHPPVAVAVPEPVVKIIREVHIYLYSPTAQRVAVTGDFNGWDAKGVSLKPVEGKTGMWETDLQLQPGAYAYNFIVDGDLLVPDPDSLNQAPDGFGGTNSILLVKDGARS from the coding sequence ATGAAAACGAACGGATGCCAGAAATACGAAATATCGATGGCCCGTTACATCCACGGCGAGATCCTGCGCCAGGAGCGGGAGGCGCTCGAGCAGCATCTGGAGCAATGCGCCGCCTGCCGGGACCTCTACGCCGACGTCGCGGAAGCCGACCGTCTGATGCGGGCGTTGCCGGCATCAGATATCGCGCCGCCCCCCTGGCTCCATGCCCGCATCATGGCCCGCCTCGCCGATTTCCCGAAGTCGTCGCTGCTTTCCCGGTGGCGCGGTTGGGGCTGGTCGCTGGCCGCCACGTCGGCCGGGGCGATCGCCGCCGTCCTGATCATGCACGGCACCCAGGGGACCGTCCCATCCAGAACTGCGTCGGTGGCGCCCTCCACGGGGGCGGTTACCGCCACCCCGCCCGAGCCCGCCGCCGCTTTGCAGGTTCCCGTTCCCGTCCCCGCCCCGTCGAGGGCGCGCCCCGAGCCCGCTCCGCCGGTTACGGCTCCGACGGTCGTCGCGCAGGCCGAGACGCAGGCACATCCCCCCGTGGCGGTCGCCGTGCCCGAGCCCGTGGTCAAGATCATCCGCGAGGTTCACATCTACCTTTATAGCCCGACCGCGCAGCGCGTGGCCGTCACCGGCGATTTCAACGGATGGGACGCCAAGGGGGTTTCGCTCAAGCCCGTCGAAGGCAAGACGGGCATGTGGGAGACCGACCTCCAGCTGCAACCGGGTGCCTACGCCTACAACTTCATCGTCGACGGCGACCTGCTCGTGCCTGATCCCGATTCTCTCAATCAGGCCCCCGACGGCTTCGGAGGCACCAACTCCATCCTTCTCGTGAAGGATGGGGCCCGCTCGTGA
- a CDS encoding phosphate/phosphite/phosphonate ABC transporter substrate-binding protein, translating into MSRVSKAVFALLLLGTVLVSAKALLRPPQPPLRIGFQVCNSLEENQARFEVLGAWLEKELGRKVVVSHVNTTDFVEMARQKRFDAVQANGYIYVNVKEKVGCTLLAREEKLDTGRDTGGLIVVRSDSPARTLADLAGKKIVFGPVLSPGGYLTQYDTLLSAGLDPEKLFGSYTFLPGAWQHEKVVYSILYGAVDAGAVKVGDLERMSAEGKVRMSDFRVLAKSPPVPNCTFFALPQLDPKEANRLREALLRLSPGDFAEVKGERLNVLKRDGVRGYSPTRDEEFDVLRRMARRANLPPYEKF; encoded by the coding sequence TTGAGTAGAGTATCCAAAGCCGTATTCGCGTTGCTTCTGCTGGGAACCGTGCTGGTCTCGGCAAAGGCCCTTCTTCGCCCTCCGCAGCCCCCCTTGCGGATCGGCTTCCAGGTGTGCAACTCGCTCGAGGAGAACCAGGCGCGCTTCGAGGTGCTCGGGGCCTGGCTCGAGAAGGAGCTCGGCCGCAAGGTCGTCGTATCCCACGTCAACACCACCGATTTCGTCGAGATGGCCAGGCAGAAGCGGTTCGATGCCGTCCAGGCCAACGGCTACATCTATGTCAACGTCAAGGAGAAGGTCGGCTGCACGCTGCTCGCGCGCGAGGAAAAGCTCGACACGGGGCGCGATACCGGCGGGCTCATCGTGGTCCGCTCCGATTCCCCCGCCCGCACGCTGGCCGACCTGGCCGGCAAGAAGATCGTCTTCGGGCCCGTCCTTTCGCCCGGCGGATACCTGACGCAGTACGACACGCTGCTCTCCGCGGGGCTCGATCCCGAGAAACTGTTCGGCAGCTACACCTTCCTGCCCGGCGCCTGGCAGCACGAGAAAGTGGTCTATTCGATCCTCTACGGGGCGGTCGACGCCGGCGCGGTCAAGGTGGGCGACCTCGAACGGATGTCGGCCGAGGGCAAGGTGCGGATGTCCGATTTCCGCGTGCTCGCGAAATCCCCGCCCGTTCCCAACTGCACCTTCTTCGCCCTGCCGCAGCTCGACCCCAAAGAGGCCAACCGGCTCCGGGAAGCGTTGCTCCGGCTGTCGCCCGGCGATTTCGCTGAAGTAAAAGGCGAGCGTCTCAACGTATTAAAGAGGGATGGGGTTCGCGGTTATTCCCCCACGCGCGACGAAGAATTCGACGTTCTCAGGCGGATGGCCCGTCGCGCCAACCTGCCCCCCTACGAAAAATTCTGA